A window of Bacteroidales bacterium genomic DNA:
GGACAAGCAATGCCGTTTTCTGGATATCCGGCACAATTTTCTGCAATAAAACACCGGATTCATCGGCAATTTTTACACTTGATTTCGACAGTTCATCAATTTCTTTGGCAGCTGCCTGGCTGTTTTCGGCAAGCTTCCTTACCTCAGCCGCAACAACTGCAAAGCCTTTTCCCTGTTCGCCGGCCCTGGCTGCTTCAATGGCAGCATTGATGGCCAGTAAGTCGGTCTTCTCGGCTATCTGTCCCACAACGGTGATCTTGTCGGCAATTTTCTTCATGGCATCCACCGTGATGGTAACCGATTTATTGCCTTCATTGATATCCGTTGAAGCCCTGAGTGCAATTTCCTCGGTCTGCTTGGCATTTTCAGCATTCTGATTGATGTTGCTCACCATTTCATCCATCGAAGAAGAAATTTCTTCAGTTGAGGAAGCCTGTTCATTCGATCCCTGTGAAATCTGTTCTGCAACGGCCTGCATTTGCTGGCTGGCCTGAACGATGCTATCGATTGCGGTGATAAAGTCGTTAATAACCGATGCATTGGCTTTAGCCATATTATCGAGCGATTTCATCAACTCATCATTTTCAGAGCGGGCCACCAGGTTAACTGTAAGGTCTCCCTGGGCCATCAGCTGCGATTTTTCAATAATCTGGTTCAGCGCAATGATAAGAGTATTCAGGTTGTTTTTAATTTCATTGAAATCACCGTTATAATTATCGGTAATCAGCGGAGGCATATTGCCAACTGCAATCTGTGACACATATTCTGCTGCCACATTCAGGGGACTGATTACCGCATCAAGAGTGTCATTAACTCCCTTAACGATTTTTGCATAATCTCCTTCATGTTTTCCGGCGTTGGCGCGGGTTGCCAGTTTGCCTTCAACAGCTGCATCGGCAAGCATATTGGCATCGGCAATGAGCAGGTTAATTGCGTCAATACATGAGTTGAGGTTATTTTTTATTTCATTGAAATCACCGTTATATGAATCTGTGATTTTCTGGGGCAGGTTACCTTTTGCAATACGGTCGACATATTCTGCTGCTATATTCAGAGGTCCGATTACGGCATCAAGTGTGTCGTTGACACCTTCTATGATCTTACGGAAATCACCATCGTGTTTCGATGAATCAGCACGGGTTGCCAGTTTACCTTCGATAGCTGCTTTCGACAATAATTCCGCATCACTATAAAGCCTTACTATAGCTTCCTGCACTTTTTCCAGATTGAGGTTAATCAGGCGGAAGTTTTGGTATTCGGCTTCTGTATATTGGTCAGCAGCGGAAACATTAAGGTCAAACACGGTGTTACCTTTAGAGAGTTTATCAAGGTTCGCAGCCAGCCTTTCAACTTCAACCTTATTATATTGGGCTGTTCGCAGTGATTTTGTAATGTCCTGAACTATTTCAATATGTCCTATTTGTTTGCCCGAGGCATCAAGCAGGTATGTAGTATCAACCTGGAAGTTCATTTCCATACCGGGTTGCTTGAAATTAGAAGTAAGAATGCCCTTCTTCAGGAGTTTTATACCGCAGCGATCGGAGTTGCATATATCGGCACCCCAGTTGCTGCATT
This region includes:
- a CDS encoding methyl-accepting chemotaxis protein, with protein sequence MNQLKIRTKLLISFFLLVVISSTIGYLGISKIHQIDTSYSDSYIVVTDPLGDLVYSVFDFQQARVLYRDYVRENDVNQIKKLIDQRKVYSDSVSKYMTSYEQSIRTEKGRKLFDEYMQARKEFVGNLETLEGLALENRDDEANALIDGDMSRTVKAYESAMMALVDNKVKRGGEISDQNTKIANQAVNFMAVLIVLGVIVAIILALYVSGNIQNIIKSVIKQTKDLVDAAIAGRLATRAKPEDTNEEFREIVIGINNTLDAVIGPLNVAAEYVDRISKGNIPAKIADEYHGDFNEIKNNLNTCIDAINLLVTDSKLLVKASIDGKFDTRADAEKHFGDYKSIVQGVNETLDVVVAKIFWYEQMLDSIPFPISVTDMDMNWTFFNKAAETVTGKKRSEMCGKQCSNWGADICNSDRCGIKLLKKGILTSNFKQPGMEMNFQVDTTYLLDASGKQIGHIEIVQDITKSLRTAQYNKVEVERLAANLDKLSKGNTVFDLNVSAADQYTEAEYQNFRLINLNLEKVQEAIVRLYSDAELLSKAAIEGKLATRADSSKHDGDFRKIIEGVNDTLDAVIGPLNIAAEYVDRIAKGNLPQKITDSYNGDFNEIKNNLNSCIDAINLLIADANMLADAAVEGKLATRANAGKHEGDYAKIVKGVNDTLDAVISPLNVAAEYVSQIAVGNMPPLITDNYNGDFNEIKNNLNTLIIALNQIIEKSQLMAQGDLTVNLVARSENDELMKSLDNMAKANASVINDFITAIDSIVQASQQMQAVAEQISQGSNEQASSTEEISSSMDEMVSNINQNAENAKQTEEIALRASTDINEGNKSVTITVDAMKKIADKITVVGQIAEKTDLLAINAAIEAARAGEQGKGFAVVAAEVRKLAENSQAAAKEIDELSKSSVKIADESGVLLQKIVPDIQKTALLVQEITAASSEQNTGAKQVNSAIMQLNQITQQNASASEEMSSSAQELAAQAEQLKDLVAFYKTGLERNTTSKIISSRLHNSAKQVSKSSTQQSKMKAGVSELDLRNNGESENFEAF